A genome region from Maridesulfovibrio salexigens DSM 2638 includes the following:
- a CDS encoding Crp/Fnr family transcriptional regulator: MSTEKIFRQEKAFFSIEGINSIWEAVLDKAVQSSLPKDHEIEANHPDYFFFLLKGAVKLSCLSESGQERVVMRIGPGTLFNEVSHIHTSLFQSHSLHTLEECVVARFPKSILEDKDFFRQNPELACNLIHSLGIKAGAFFAQLFDSGLLEVSTRVSRSLYQLWQENGESESFSPGLTQSDLASTLGVHRSSLCRVIKALRQQGIIGKFTKTTLEILDPEALSREAGGMLFQHLSL; encoded by the coding sequence ATGAGCACAGAAAAAATCTTTCGTCAGGAAAAAGCGTTCTTCAGCATCGAAGGCATTAATTCCATCTGGGAAGCAGTACTTGATAAAGCGGTACAAAGCTCCCTGCCCAAAGATCATGAGATAGAAGCAAACCATCCTGACTATTTCTTTTTCCTGCTCAAAGGGGCTGTCAAACTTTCCTGCCTGTCTGAAAGCGGTCAGGAACGGGTGGTCATGCGCATCGGTCCGGGTACCCTTTTCAACGAAGTTTCGCACATCCACACTTCTTTGTTCCAAAGTCACAGCCTGCACACACTGGAAGAGTGCGTTGTGGCCCGCTTTCCCAAATCAATCCTTGAAGACAAGGATTTCTTTCGCCAGAACCCGGAATTGGCCTGCAACCTGATCCATTCACTGGGTATCAAGGCCGGGGCTTTCTTTGCCCAGCTTTTTGATTCCGGCCTGTTGGAAGTAAGTACGCGGGTCAGCCGCTCCTTGTACCAGCTTTGGCAGGAAAACGGTGAGTCCGAATCTTTCTCGCCTGGACTGACTCAAAGTGACCTTGCCTCTACCCTCGGTGTCCATCGCAGTTCGCTCTGCCGTGTGATCAAGGCCCTGCGTCAGCAGGGCATTATCGGGAAGTTCACTAAAACCACCCTTGAAATTCTCGATCCTGAAGCCCTATCCCGCGAAGCTGGCGGCATGCTCTTCCAGCACTTAAGCTTGTGA
- a CDS encoding sigma-54-dependent transcriptional regulator, with the protein MVETNQQKILIVDDQEDFARGIKRLIEVAFPENEVLAAFNGEQALAVLNSQQISLMVSDLQMPGMSGLELLKTALAQNDVLSAVMLTAHGTVETAVDALKAGAYDFVTKPIEQENLFRVISKGLERSRLLEENRLLRAQIEQHKDRLLGQSPLMQQLKQSIGAVARTDYNVLIMGESGTGKELVAGMVRDLSSRADKPYVTVNCTAIPENLLESELFGHVKGAFSGADNDREGLFLRADGGTILLDEIGDIPLETQAKLLRVLQEGEIRPVGSDTSKNIDVRVLASTNQDLPQRVSEKTFREDLYHRLNVLPLNLPPLKQRTGDIPLLARYFAQKACIELGLPEKELDPAVVGHLSAQSWTGNVRELQNTMRKLAVFSTGESITMLAVDLAEGKMSADAGSDSMSSLPYKEAKQQLVDSFSRSYISDLLSRTGGNVSEAARNSGLSRVAVQKMLARFDLKSSLFKKD; encoded by the coding sequence ATGGTTGAAACAAACCAGCAGAAAATACTGATAGTTGATGATCAGGAAGACTTTGCCCGGGGGATTAAAAGGCTGATTGAAGTGGCCTTCCCCGAAAATGAAGTACTCGCAGCTTTTAACGGCGAGCAGGCTCTTGCTGTGCTCAATTCCCAGCAGATCAGCCTGATGGTCAGCGACCTGCAAATGCCCGGAATGAGCGGTCTTGAGCTTTTAAAAACAGCACTAGCGCAAAATGACGTTCTTTCCGCGGTCATGCTCACCGCACATGGAACGGTAGAGACAGCAGTAGATGCACTCAAGGCCGGAGCCTACGATTTCGTAACCAAGCCTATTGAGCAGGAAAACCTGTTCCGGGTCATCAGCAAAGGTCTCGAACGTAGCCGTTTGCTTGAAGAAAACCGGCTGCTGCGAGCACAGATAGAACAGCACAAAGACCGCTTGCTGGGCCAAAGCCCGCTAATGCAGCAACTGAAGCAATCCATCGGAGCTGTGGCCCGCACAGACTACAATGTCCTGATTATGGGTGAATCCGGAACAGGCAAGGAACTGGTAGCCGGAATGGTCCGCGACCTGAGTTCCCGTGCAGATAAACCTTATGTAACGGTCAACTGCACCGCCATCCCTGAAAACCTGCTGGAAAGTGAACTCTTCGGGCACGTTAAGGGCGCTTTCAGTGGAGCCGACAATGACCGAGAAGGTCTTTTCCTGCGTGCAGACGGTGGCACAATCCTGCTCGATGAAATCGGTGATATTCCACTGGAAACCCAAGCCAAGCTGTTACGCGTATTGCAGGAAGGCGAAATCCGCCCTGTTGGTTCAGACACCTCCAAGAACATAGACGTAAGAGTTCTTGCCTCCACAAATCAGGACCTGCCGCAACGGGTATCTGAAAAGACTTTTCGCGAAGACCTTTACCACCGTCTGAATGTTCTTCCCTTAAATCTGCCGCCGCTGAAACAGCGGACCGGGGATATTCCTTTGCTGGCCCGGTATTTTGCCCAAAAAGCCTGCATTGAACTGGGATTGCCGGAAAAAGAGCTGGACCCGGCAGTAGTAGGCCACTTAAGCGCACAGAGCTGGACAGGCAATGTCCGCGAGCTGCAAAATACCATGCGCAAACTGGCAGTGTTCAGCACCGGGGAATCCATAACCATGCTGGCTGTAGACTTGGCCGAAGGTAAGATGTCAGCTGATGCCGGAAGTGACTCCATGTCTTCCCTGCCATACAAAGAAGCCAAACAGCAGCTGGTGGATAGCTTCAGCAGAAGCTACATCAGTGATCTATTATCCCGTACCGGCGGCAATGTTTCAGAAGCGGCCCGCAATTCCGGCCTGTCACGGGTGGCAGTGCAAAAAATGCTGGCCAGATTCGACCTTAAATCTTCCCTATTTAAAAAAGATTAA
- a CDS encoding c-type heme family protein yields the protein MKLPRPYSIQSKFLLSLILTSLVIGGVLFAGFSTHMSQVLENVVREKARMVFGQVDSVQNYVRGILRPQMYEELPDKFIIQAMSSSFVTRNIMARDENEPSTFTYRRVAEKSRNPSYEAKGIELELIKYFRENPQQQLWEGYKNIKGEKHFVMARPAVFKKSCLRCHGKIEDAPVELIELYGNRGFNHTQDSIGGIDFVGLPVSASVAHIQETIMSYIGVFLLAVLLYLGATNMLFKRIVANNIRILTTNFRRNFSDEKGVALFREVEQEDEVGEMIGGIEKLSDYMFDARQKLQDYASNLEHMVEERTGELEQEATARQSDVELFVQLLAGSSSSQSRGELWKVALPLIHKRFNLERTAYVCTFSSKNFYSIPETPERPELPDNWVELLTDSVSLILDDRAYIPVESSSGSAEGLLCLFRKEGSSFREKDRGILRAIGRQLGIAADSISALNSIVRHNTNLQSIFEGISDPLLLADGTGAPIVANESARKLGEELSEGCITDGGVVSLLCQGWGDSANCGISKSLLMNEALSREVSLPEGRSFAINIYPIHHTENPHERRVVVYVHETTSQKKMLAQMTQAEKMATVGKLSAGLAHEINNPLGVILCYAELLKKGASGQSAEDIEVILKHTRQAQTVLKDLLNFARPKVSSTTGTEFSGIIREVADVFRIQADKQGARIDLDLDESVPKLNVEPQALEHIVANLLLNGLDAVPENEGRLKVSLAMEGAEQVVFKIMDNGPGIAQEDLQYVFDPFYTTKEVNKGSGLGLAVVFGFMSDIGGSIEVENGDEDKGELSGAVFTLKFPLTAKDK from the coding sequence ATGAAACTTCCCAGACCATACTCCATTCAAAGCAAATTTCTGCTGAGCCTCATCCTGACCTCTCTGGTCATCGGTGGTGTGCTTTTTGCGGGCTTCTCCACACACATGAGCCAGGTACTCGAAAACGTTGTACGCGAAAAAGCGCGCATGGTTTTCGGACAGGTAGATTCAGTACAGAACTACGTACGCGGCATACTCCGCCCTCAGATGTACGAGGAATTGCCGGATAAATTCATTATTCAGGCCATGTCCTCCTCATTTGTAACCCGCAATATCATGGCCCGTGATGAAAATGAGCCGTCAACCTTCACCTATCGCCGCGTGGCTGAAAAATCCCGCAATCCCTCCTATGAAGCAAAAGGGATTGAACTGGAGCTGATTAAATATTTCCGGGAAAACCCGCAGCAACAGCTTTGGGAAGGCTATAAAAATATCAAAGGCGAAAAGCATTTTGTCATGGCCCGTCCGGCAGTATTCAAAAAGAGCTGCCTGCGCTGTCACGGCAAAATCGAAGATGCCCCGGTGGAACTGATTGAACTTTACGGCAACCGCGGCTTCAATCACACGCAGGACAGTATCGGCGGCATTGATTTCGTAGGACTTCCGGTCAGCGCATCCGTAGCCCATATCCAAGAGACCATCATGAGCTACATAGGCGTTTTCCTGCTGGCAGTACTTCTCTATCTTGGTGCCACCAATATGCTTTTCAAGCGCATCGTAGCCAACAACATCCGCATCCTGACCACCAACTTCCGCCGCAATTTCAGTGATGAAAAAGGCGTGGCCCTGTTTCGTGAAGTGGAACAGGAAGATGAAGTAGGAGAGATGATCGGCGGTATTGAAAAACTCAGCGATTACATGTTCGATGCCCGTCAAAAACTTCAGGATTACGCCTCCAACCTTGAGCATATGGTCGAGGAAAGGACCGGGGAACTTGAACAGGAAGCCACTGCACGCCAGTCAGATGTAGAACTCTTTGTGCAGCTTCTGGCCGGATCAAGCAGCAGCCAGTCACGCGGAGAATTATGGAAAGTGGCATTGCCCCTGATCCACAAGAGATTTAATCTTGAACGGACAGCTTACGTCTGCACTTTTTCCAGCAAAAATTTCTATTCCATACCTGAAACCCCGGAACGTCCGGAACTTCCGGACAACTGGGTTGAACTGCTGACTGATTCGGTTTCACTCATCCTTGATGACCGGGCCTATATTCCCGTGGAATCTTCGTCAGGAAGTGCCGAAGGCCTGCTCTGCCTGTTCCGCAAGGAAGGCTCATCCTTCCGTGAAAAAGACCGTGGAATATTACGAGCAATCGGCCGCCAGCTTGGGATTGCGGCGGACAGTATTTCCGCTCTGAACAGTATTGTGCGCCACAACACCAACCTGCAATCAATCTTCGAAGGCATCAGCGACCCGCTTCTGCTTGCAGACGGAACTGGAGCCCCAATTGTTGCCAACGAGTCCGCCCGAAAACTTGGGGAAGAACTGTCCGAAGGCTGCATCACAGACGGAGGGGTTGTAAGCCTGCTCTGCCAAGGCTGGGGAGATTCAGCGAATTGCGGTATTTCCAAATCATTGCTTATGAACGAAGCCCTTTCACGAGAAGTATCCCTTCCTGAAGGACGTTCGTTTGCCATCAATATCTACCCAATTCACCATACGGAAAATCCGCATGAACGCAGGGTTGTTGTCTACGTCCATGAAACAACAAGCCAGAAGAAAATGCTGGCCCAGATGACTCAGGCTGAAAAAATGGCCACAGTAGGTAAGCTTTCCGCAGGACTGGCCCATGAGATCAACAATCCATTGGGAGTAATTCTCTGCTATGCCGAACTCTTGAAAAAAGGGGCCAGCGGACAGAGTGCAGAAGATATTGAAGTCATCCTCAAGCACACCAGACAAGCCCAGACCGTGCTTAAAGATCTGTTGAACTTTGCACGTCCAAAGGTTTCTTCGACAACCGGGACTGAATTTTCCGGGATCATCCGCGAAGTCGCTGATGTTTTCCGCATTCAGGCAGACAAACAGGGCGCAAGAATTGACCTTGATCTTGATGAATCTGTTCCCAAACTCAATGTTGAACCGCAGGCACTGGAGCATATTGTTGCCAACCTGCTTCTGAACGGCCTTGACGCAGTGCCGGAAAATGAAGGCAGATTAAAAGTATCCCTCGCTATGGAAGGGGCTGAACAGGTCGTGTTCAAGATTATGGATAACGGTCCCGGTATCGCACAAGAAGATTTGCAATATGTTTTCGACCCGTTCTACACCACTAAAGAAGTAAACAAAGGTTCCGGGCTGGGGCTGGCTGTGGTATTTGGATTTATGAGCGACATCGGCGGTTCCATTGAAGTTGAAAACGGTGATGAAGACAAAGGAGAATTGTCCGGCGCCGTGTTCACCCTGAAATTTCCCCTCACCGCTAAGGATAAGTAA
- a CDS encoding YeiH family protein, protein MAENAAKQNSDVVVDKAQSSWSDLWKKEDYWAIWLGFLILTVGAIIFFNNKPAGMEEMFAKQNAIMTEEAARAPFKTVAWYEAQTAKEKIKAKNAPIGKAIKGFMNKPQKWTTNPLDAFIQTQEQADAKNAAAMPKYLKAKAAADTAKTAALAAQLKAEQAGFKDASLNTAASASIESWLKLRAKESSAKKKIKNKPFNLIPSLFVLMIGFGLFFAIGMRFIDGDAKPFLKGFGLVFAVAIASYLMASQATMKQYGIGYAAWAIAIGLVISNTIGTPTWAKKALQVEFFIKTGLVLLGAEVLFNKVVAIGIPGIFVAWVVTPVVLITTFIFGQKVIKVPSKTLNMVISADMSVCGTSAAIAAAAACKAKKEELTLAIGLSLVFTSIMMIVMPAIIKGTGMPFILGGAWMGGTIDATGAVAAAGAFLSEKALYVAATIKMIQNVLIGVTAFGIAIYWATKVEAVEGQKVHAMEIWHRFPKFVLGFLTASVIFSIVYTSLGSDAGFTMIDQGVLRGFSRIFRGWFFCLSFAAIGLATNFRELKHYFKGGKPLILYVCGQSLNLCLTLIMAYLMFYVVFPDITSKI, encoded by the coding sequence ATGGCAGAAAATGCAGCTAAACAGAATAGCGACGTAGTGGTCGACAAGGCTCAAAGCTCTTGGTCCGACCTCTGGAAAAAAGAAGATTACTGGGCCATCTGGCTGGGATTCCTGATCCTGACCGTTGGCGCAATAATCTTCTTCAACAACAAGCCTGCGGGCATGGAAGAAATGTTCGCCAAGCAAAATGCGATCATGACCGAGGAAGCCGCCCGTGCTCCCTTTAAGACCGTAGCCTGGTACGAGGCCCAGACCGCAAAAGAAAAAATTAAAGCTAAGAATGCACCCATTGGTAAGGCTATCAAAGGGTTCATGAATAAGCCTCAGAAATGGACCACCAACCCGCTGGACGCTTTTATCCAGACTCAGGAACAGGCTGATGCCAAGAACGCAGCAGCCATGCCTAAATACCTGAAAGCAAAAGCAGCAGCAGACACTGCGAAAACAGCAGCTCTCGCAGCACAGCTGAAAGCTGAACAGGCCGGATTTAAAGATGCCAGCCTGAACACAGCTGCTTCTGCATCCATTGAATCCTGGTTGAAACTGCGCGCTAAAGAAAGCTCTGCCAAAAAGAAAATCAAGAACAAGCCTTTTAACCTGATCCCGTCTCTCTTTGTGCTCATGATCGGTTTCGGATTGTTCTTCGCAATAGGTATGCGTTTCATCGATGGTGACGCCAAGCCCTTCCTCAAAGGTTTCGGTCTGGTCTTCGCTGTTGCTATCGCATCCTACCTTATGGCCAGTCAGGCAACCATGAAGCAATACGGTATCGGTTATGCTGCATGGGCTATTGCCATCGGTCTGGTTATCTCAAACACCATCGGAACACCTACTTGGGCTAAGAAAGCCTTGCAGGTTGAATTTTTCATCAAGACCGGTCTGGTTCTGCTTGGTGCGGAAGTTCTGTTCAACAAGGTTGTCGCTATCGGCATTCCCGGTATCTTCGTAGCATGGGTAGTTACCCCTGTTGTTCTGATCACTACCTTCATCTTCGGTCAGAAAGTTATCAAGGTACCTTCCAAAACCCTGAACATGGTTATCTCCGCTGACATGTCCGTTTGCGGTACCTCCGCAGCTATTGCAGCGGCTGCGGCATGTAAGGCCAAGAAAGAGGAACTTACCCTCGCAATCGGTCTTTCCCTTGTCTTCACTTCCATCATGATGATCGTCATGCCCGCTATCATTAAGGGAACCGGAATGCCCTTTATTCTTGGCGGAGCATGGATGGGTGGTACCATCGACGCCACCGGTGCTGTTGCAGCAGCCGGGGCCTTCCTTTCCGAAAAGGCTCTCTACGTGGCAGCGACCATCAAAATGATCCAGAACGTGCTTATCGGTGTTACCGCATTCGGTATTGCAATCTACTGGGCAACCAAGGTTGAAGCTGTTGAAGGACAGAAAGTACACGCTATGGAAATCTGGCACCGCTTCCCTAAATTCGTGCTCGGCTTCCTGACTGCATCCGTGATCTTCTCCATCGTCTACACCTCACTCGGTTCCGACGCCGGATTCACCATGATCGACCAGGGTGTACTGCGCGGCTTCTCCCGCATCTTCCGTGGATGGTTCTTCTGCCTCTCCTTTGCAGCAATCGGACTGGCAACCAACTTCCGTGAACTCAAGCACTACTTCAAAGGCGGAAAGCCGCTCATCCTTTACGTATGCGGCCAGTCCCTCAACCTGTGCCTGACCCTGATCATGGCTTACCTCATGTTCTACGTGGTCTTCCCGGACATTACTTCTAAAATCTAG